Proteins encoded together in one Rana temporaria chromosome 6, aRanTem1.1, whole genome shotgun sequence window:
- the ZDBF2 gene encoding DBF4-type zinc finger-containing protein 2 isoform X2, with the protein MERFLQDVHLYHPQNYHDTRPTYDDIPEVNVLTSSCEDRTCTLSQENQGAVSSSGRLTGLDKHCISDSYRSWFNCNEKTFTQSHITNHKEGQCSKTGETQQSIYRSSPTTCQKALHKTVNTGTVPHTFHYSTLPLYSDGQLTVNNSTFETPHAVLCSGSTNRETNYEKCKKCLATATSKNPTNDFQKSQLNFQGSYHHLTSGTLFKNERIFISQEKKECFLRNHELRNEAKEMKNDGKCKGFSLFKNKGIYLSKGDGTLVDKTIEAVIKKYCHESSSDKTTEKDEESVLSLNVPSITEDSTLSFDCIAPSELKEDNLKAAMTNLDLHKQSDVNIDEEYKSKLNCILRESPTIEVQAIKHEQDEEVLPALPHIPLSFVGKTWSQVMYEDDLKIEALVKEFRKGKFHCYFEDDCSVNVGSKRKHKSRQIEKKVDTKTEDIDESQKINFLPLFEDFCEDHHPDRTSIKSERLFKKSKLPKPCKRVWRQASRCQVVKVSHGTQTSLVNYPVVKKKVLKNDSQGVFDDLEDEKTPEMKTRMCALKLPESYTKILTPLQPKTMVYVLSHPDMKPSTCRRSRNRCSTDSRDSVFYKYKQSPLKYYDPSTNRILKTPPRNSVRGMSSKALCVRKLFRSLSSEGNVDKVDPEQKQSSTSKKSLSSSSAASLHFGSVKGKDLGSSIKGSGSSVSSEYIGTGFVKSGHSEKPYAHITISQCKAANTKAKDDSQCSILLSKSKSKSLKQQKLITKDPHNTSTRLRKSQMESRDAIRSRHNPHRMVKHLGKQTQGVSKCRKRASKKTSSVLPKSNKSFARVRQPNKEKVKNQRNEITVQDHKKSLVKSQFVSLNHQKRKQSMTKNCLQNKYQEKNITRSRSKTSELIVQNTMHYLRSRHAVANKVYNTRTFTNTLTRKKVR; encoded by the coding sequence ACCAACATATGATGATATCCCAGAAGTTAATGTGCTTACTTCCTCGTGTGAAGACAGAACATGTACTCTCTCACAGGAAAATCAGGGTGCTGTTTCCAGCAGTGGAAGACTAACTGGCTTGGACAAGCATTGTATCTCTGACTCATATAGATCATGGTTCAATTGCAATGAAAAAACATTCACACAATCACACATCACAAACCACAAAGAGGGCCAGTGTTCCAAAACTGGGGAAACCCAACAAAGCATTTACAGAAGTTCTCCGACTACTTGccaaaaagccttacataaaacAGTAAATACTGGTACTGTACCTCACACCTTTCACTATAGCActttacctttatattctgatggcCAGTTGACTGTAAATAACAGTACCTTTGAAACGCCACATGCTGTGCTTTGTTCAGGGTCCACTAACAGAGAGACAAATTATGAGAAATGCAAAAAGTGCCTAGCTACAGCTACTTCAAAAAACCCTACAAATGACTTTCAAAAAAGCCAGTTAAATTTTCAAGGCAGCTATCATCATCTGACCTCAGGCACTTTGTTTAAGAATGAAAGGATATTCATATCTCAGGAAAAGAAGGAATGCTTTCTCAGGAATCATGAGCTACGTAATGAAGcaaaagaaatgaaaaatgaTGGAAAATGTAAAGGATTTTCCCTCTTCAAGAACAAAGGTATTTACTTGAGCAAAGGTGATGGAACCTTAGTAGATAAAACCATTGAGGCAGTAATCAAAAAATACTGCCATGAATCTTCATCAGACAAGACAACAGAAAAAGATGAAGAAAGTGTATTGTCCTTAAATGTCCCATCCATTACTGAAGATTCTACTCTAAGTTTTGATTGTATTGCACCTTCAGAGTTAAAAGAAGATAACTTAAAAGCTGCAATGACAAATTTAGACTTGCACAAACAGTCTGATGTAAACATTGATGAAGAGTACAAATCAAAACTTAATTGTATCCTGCGTGAAAGTCCAACAATAGAAGTACAGGCTATAAAACACGAACAGGATGAGGAAGTTCTTCCAGCTCTGCCTCATATTCCTCTATCATTTGTTGGTAAAACTTGGTCCCAAGTAATGTATGAAGATGATTTAAAAATTGAAGCCCTGGTCAAAGAGTTTAGGAAGGGAAAGTTCCATTGTTACTTTGAAGATGATTGTTCCGTGAATGTGGGCTCTAAGAGAAAACATAAGAGCAGACAAATAGAGAAAAAAGTAGACACAAAAACAGAGGACATAGATGAGtcccaaaaaattaattttctgCCATTATTTGAAGATTTTTGTGAAGACCATCACCCTGATAGAACTAGTATTAAATCAGAAAGACTTTTTAAAAAGTCTAAGCTTCCTAAACCATGCAAACGTGTGTGGAGGCAAGCTTCAAGATGCCAAGTTGTAAAAGTCAGCCATGGTACTCAGACAAGTTTGGTCAACTATCCGGTGGTAAAAAAGAAAGTGCTGAAAAATGATTCACAAGGAGTTTTTGATGACCTGGAGGACGAAAAGACTCCAGAAATGAAAACTAGAATGTGTGCTTTAAAACTTCCAGAGTCATACACCAAAATTTTAACTCCATTGCAACCCAAGACAATGGTATATGTTCTTTCCCACCCAGACATGAAACCAAGTACTTGTAGGAGAAGTCGTAATCGGTGCTCCACCGATAGTAGAGACTCTGTATTTTATAAATATAAGCAGTCACCTCTGAAGTATTATGACCCTTCGACTAATCGTATTCTCAAAACCCCTCCCAGGAACTCAGTACGAGGAATGAGTAGCAAGGCGCTCTGTGTTCGAAAGCTGTTCAGAAGTCTTAGTAGTGAAGGAAATGTTGATAAAGTAGATCCTGAACAAAAGCAATCAAGCACCTCTAAGAAGTCTCTGAGCAGTTCTTCTGCTGCTTCTTTACACTTTGGATCTGTTAAGGGAAAGGATTTAGGCTCCAGCATAAAGGGAAGTGGATCTTCTGTGAGCTCAGAATACATAGGCACTGGATTTGTAAAATCAGGGCATTCTGAAAAACCATATGCACACATTACCATTTCTCAATGCAAAGCAGCTAACACCAAGGCCAAGGACGATAGTCAATGCAGTATTTTGCTCTCAAAATCTAAAAGTAAATCTTTGAAACAGCAGAAGTTGATCACAAAAGACCCTCATAACACTTCAACTAGGCTTAGAAAGTCACAAATGGAATCTAGAGATGCTATACGCTCTAGACATAATCCCCACAGGATGGTGAAACATTTGGGAAAACAAACACAAGGAGTATCCAAATGTAGGAAACGGGCAAGCAAAAAGACGTCTTCAGTTCTTCCAAAATCAAACAAATCTTTTGCTCGGGTTCGTCAGCCAAATAAAGAAAAAGTGAAAAACCAGAGGAATGAAATTACAGTTCAGGATCATAAGAAAAGTCTGGTAAAGTCACAGTTTGTTTCACTCAAtcaccaaaaaagaaaacaaagtatgACAAAAAACTGTTTGCAAAATAAGTATCAAGAGAAAAATATTACTAGATCGCGGAGCAAAACCTCTGAGCTTATAGTGCAGAACACAATGCATTATCTAAGGAGTAGACATGCAGTAGCAAATAAAGTTTATAATACtagaacttttactaacacactgACCAGAAAAAAAGTCAGGTGA